In Streptomyces durocortorensis, a genomic segment contains:
- a CDS encoding serine/threonine-protein kinase, translating into MAMMRLRREDPRLVGSFRLHRRLGAGGMGVVYLGSDRRGQRVALKVIRPDLAEDQEFRSRFAREVSAARRIRGGCTARLVAADLDADRPWFATQYVPGPSLHDKVAEEGPLSAAEVASIGAALSEGLVAVHEAGVVHRDLKPSNILLSPKGPRIIDFGIAWATGASTLTHVGTAVGSPGFLAPEQVRGAAVTPATDVFSLGATLAYAAMADSPFGHGSSEVMLYRVVHEEPQLHGVHDALAPLVRACLAKDPEERPSTLQLSMRLKEIAAREAQGLHESRPPVQRSAQDVDRATGRMADPYAEQHTRRAEGPSASRPQGRRPAPARSGAPRTGGSRPQAPRSTTRSGSGKRPGPAAGTNGRPGTRSGARTTSAGRRPANPRLLRQRLVVFVVVTLLVALGIAAAQGCQGPARGLGGTERPAGGASQAQPGSPVDVRNDAVDGSFGVGRQGRNA; encoded by the coding sequence ATGGCGATGATGCGGCTCCGGCGCGAGGACCCGCGTCTCGTCGGCTCGTTCCGGCTGCACCGACGGCTCGGCGCGGGCGGCATGGGCGTCGTCTACCTCGGCTCCGACCGGCGCGGCCAGCGGGTCGCGCTCAAGGTGATCCGGCCCGACCTGGCGGAGGATCAGGAGTTCCGTTCGCGGTTCGCGCGCGAGGTCTCCGCCGCCCGGCGCATCCGGGGCGGCTGCACGGCCCGGCTGGTCGCCGCCGATCTGGACGCGGACCGCCCGTGGTTCGCGACGCAGTATGTCCCCGGCCCCTCGCTGCACGACAAGGTGGCCGAGGAAGGTCCCCTGTCCGCGGCCGAGGTGGCCTCGATCGGGGCGGCGCTCTCCGAGGGCCTGGTGGCCGTCCACGAGGCGGGGGTGGTCCACCGCGACCTGAAGCCGTCGAACATCCTCCTCTCCCCCAAGGGCCCCCGCATCATCGACTTCGGCATCGCCTGGGCGACCGGGGCGAGCACGCTCACCCATGTCGGTACGGCGGTGGGGTCGCCCGGGTTCCTCGCGCCCGAGCAGGTCCGGGGCGCGGCGGTGACGCCCGCGACGGACGTCTTCTCGCTCGGCGCGACGCTGGCGTACGCGGCGATGGCCGACTCCCCCTTCGGGCACGGCAGTTCCGAGGTGATGCTGTACCGCGTGGTGCACGAGGAACCCCAGCTCCACGGGGTGCACGACGCCCTGGCCCCCTTGGTGCGCGCCTGTCTGGCGAAGGACCCGGAGGAGCGGCCCAGCACGCTGCAACTGTCCATGCGGCTCAAGGAGATCGCGGCGCGCGAGGCACAGGGGCTGCACGAGAGCAGGCCGCCCGTCCAGCGCTCCGCCCAGGACGTGGACCGGGCGACCGGCCGGATGGCCGATCCGTACGCCGAGCAGCACACCCGCCGGGCGGAAGGGCCCTCGGCCTCCCGCCCGCAGGGCAGGCGTCCCGCGCCCGCCCGTTCGGGGGCCCCGCGCACCGGTGGGTCGCGTCCGCAGGCACCGCGCAGCACGACGCGCTCCGGCTCCGGGAAGCGGCCGGGACCGGCGGCCGGGACGAACGGCAGGCCGGGCACCCGTTCCGGGGCACGGACGACGTCGGCGGGGCGGCGGCCGGCCAACCCACGGCTGCTGCGTCAGCGGCTGGTGGTGTTCGTGGTGGTGACGCTGCTGGTGGCGCTGGGCATCGCGGCGGCGCAGGGCTGCCAGGGACCGGCCCGTGGCCTCGGCGGGACCGAGCGGCCTGCGGGCGGGGCATCGCAGGCGCAGCCTGGGTCACCGGTGGACGTGCGGAATGACGCTGTCGACGGCAGCTTCGGCGTGGGGCGTCAGGGCCGGAACGCGTAA
- a CDS encoding TrmH family RNA methyltransferase, with product MADIITVDDPDDPRLSDYIGLTDVELRRRREPAEGLFIAEGEKVIRRARLAGYEMRSMLLSAKWVDVMRDVIDEVPAPVYAVAPDLAERVTGYHVHRGALASMQRKPLPTSDELLTAARRVVVMESVNDHTNIGAIFRSAAALGMDAVLLSPDCADPLYRRSVKVSMGAVFSVPYARLEAWPKSLETVREAGFRLLALTPDAKATSIDEAAPHRLERVALMLGAEGEGLTTKALMAADEWVRIPMAHGVDSLNVGAAAAVAFYAVATGRPEN from the coding sequence GTGGCAGACATCATCACCGTCGACGATCCCGACGACCCGCGCCTGAGCGACTACATCGGACTGACCGACGTCGAGCTGCGGCGACGGCGGGAGCCCGCCGAGGGCCTCTTCATCGCCGAGGGCGAGAAGGTGATCCGGCGCGCCCGGCTCGCGGGGTACGAGATGCGGTCCATGCTGCTCTCCGCCAAGTGGGTCGACGTCATGCGGGACGTCATCGACGAGGTCCCGGCCCCCGTGTACGCCGTCGCCCCGGATCTCGCCGAACGCGTCACCGGCTACCACGTCCACCGGGGTGCGCTGGCCTCCATGCAGCGCAAGCCGCTCCCCACCTCCGACGAACTGCTCACCGCCGCACGCCGGGTGGTCGTCATGGAGTCGGTCAACGACCACACCAACATCGGCGCGATCTTCCGCAGCGCCGCCGCCCTCGGCATGGACGCCGTCCTGCTCTCCCCGGACTGCGCCGACCCGCTCTACCGGCGCTCCGTCAAGGTCTCCATGGGCGCGGTGTTCTCCGTTCCCTACGCCCGTCTCGAAGCCTGGCCCAAGTCGCTGGAGACGGTACGGGAGGCCGGCTTCCGGCTCCTCGCGCTGACCCCCGACGCAAAGGCCACCAGCATCGACGAGGCGGCCCCGCACCGACTGGAGCGGGTGGCGCTGATGCTCGGGGCCGAGGGCGAAGGGCTGACCACGAAGGCGCTGATGGCGGCCGACGAGTGGGTCCGTATCCCGATGGCGCACGGTGTGGACTCGCTGAACGTGGGCGCGGCGGCCGCCGTCGCCTTCTACGCGGTGGCGACGGGCCGCCCGGAGAACTGA
- the cobA gene encoding uroporphyrinogen-III C-methyltransferase: MAEHADHAGHAEDAVHAAHADHADHPAYPVGLRLHGRRVVVIGGGQVAQRRLPQLIATGAAITLVSPSATPSVEAMADAGEIRWERRRYQDGDLADTWYALVASSDTAANDAASAEAERTRTWCVRADDAEAATAWTPATGRSENVTVAVLTTTSQGRDPRHSAAIRDAIVEGLRDGTLAAPHHRTRAPGVALVGGGPGDPDLITVRGRRLLAEADVVIADRLGPRDLLDELPPHVEVIDAAKIPYGRFMAQEAINQALIEHAKAGKAVVRLKGGDPFVFGRGMEEAQALAAEGIPCTVVPGISSTISVPGAAGIPVTHRGVAHEFTVVSGHVAPEDPRSLVDWEAIARLRGTLVLLMAVDKIGAIAAALIAHGKDPATPVALVQEGTTAAQRRVDATLADVGERAVAEDVRPPAVIVIGEVVAVGPDSAPRPAPAAAD; the protein is encoded by the coding sequence ATGGCCGAGCACGCAGACCACGCAGGTCACGCCGAGGACGCAGTCCACGCCGCGCACGCGGATCACGCCGATCACCCCGCGTACCCCGTAGGACTGCGCCTGCACGGCCGCCGCGTCGTCGTCATCGGCGGCGGCCAGGTCGCCCAGCGCCGCCTGCCGCAGCTCATCGCCACCGGCGCGGCCATCACGCTGGTCTCCCCGTCCGCGACGCCCTCCGTCGAGGCGATGGCCGACGCGGGGGAGATCCGCTGGGAGCGCCGCCGCTACCAGGACGGCGACCTCGCCGACACCTGGTACGCCTTGGTCGCCTCCTCCGACACCGCCGCCAACGACGCCGCCTCCGCCGAGGCCGAGCGCACCCGCACCTGGTGCGTACGGGCCGACGACGCCGAGGCCGCGACCGCCTGGACCCCGGCCACCGGCCGCAGCGAGAACGTCACGGTCGCCGTCCTCACCACCACGTCCCAGGGCCGTGACCCCCGGCACTCCGCCGCCATCCGCGACGCCATCGTCGAGGGCCTGCGCGACGGCACCCTCGCCGCCCCGCACCACCGCACCCGCGCCCCCGGCGTCGCCCTGGTCGGCGGCGGCCCCGGCGACCCGGACCTGATCACGGTCCGCGGCCGCCGCCTCCTCGCCGAGGCGGACGTGGTCATCGCCGACCGCCTCGGCCCCCGCGACCTGCTCGACGAACTGCCGCCGCACGTCGAGGTGATCGACGCGGCGAAGATCCCGTACGGGCGGTTCATGGCCCAGGAGGCGATCAACCAGGCGCTGATCGAGCACGCCAAGGCGGGCAAGGCCGTGGTCCGGCTCAAGGGCGGCGACCCGTTCGTCTTCGGCCGGGGCATGGAGGAGGCCCAGGCGCTGGCCGCCGAGGGCATCCCCTGCACGGTCGTCCCCGGCATCTCCAGCACCATCTCCGTCCCCGGTGCGGCCGGTATCCCGGTCACCCACCGAGGAGTGGCCCACGAGTTCACCGTGGTCAGCGGCCATGTCGCCCCCGAGGACCCGCGCTCGCTGGTCGACTGGGAGGCGATCGCCCGGCTGCGCGGCACCCTCGTCCTGCTGATGGCCGTCGACAAGATCGGTGCCATCGCCGCCGCCCTGATCGCCCACGGCAAGGACCCGGCCACCCCGGTAGCCCTCGTCCAGGAGGGCACCACCGCCGCCCAGCGCCGCGTCGACGCCACGCTCGCGGACGTCGGCGAGCGCGCGGTCGCCGAGGACGTGCGCCCGCCCGCGGTGATCGTGATCGGCGAGGTCGTCGCGGTGGGACCGGACTCCGCGCCGAGGCCCGCCCCGGCCGCGGCCGACTGA
- the cobT gene encoding nicotinate-nucleotide--dimethylbenzimidazole phosphoribosyltransferase yields the protein MTDTGQIPGEGLPENAGMVEQPGIPAPDAYTFLDPSEHTPEDDDLLLMPTSQGAWSDPPAAPAPEQTTPAPAPAVAQQPPAQAPAPEQPAQQIQPQPQQYAAQPQPQVPAQGQTAPAPAEPHGTHESGGRDSGSVDVSAVRIPAPAPAPAPVGAHAAATAPAPAGPAPARRPLHRGPASAEAPSYAGGTQGGGVVRSLADRGPAGAVRTASPARHAGPPTTGPEYFDVPVEDSSALPGPQLGEIPPQGGAPWGAPQPSGPAGPAAVAAEAPEPAEPTAQARSAGPVAAEPVVEQPVQREQPAQVEQPEQLQQPEPPAQPEQIERAEQIEQAEPVAPMESAEPAEPAEPVEPPQQAIPEETVVPEAAQPEAPVEAVIQPPAEQPSEAPAPVAQTPEIPDAGAEAPVEPLAPEPLAVAAEAAPTQATAPEPQAEAPAPAPDAAPAPDAAPAEPVAVPEPVTPAEPVAVPEPVTPAEPVAVADQAPPVAPEPATAPEPAPVVVVAETPEAAAPAAEPGTQPEARPEPPATDIPAPAPVQATQAAEPDAEDGTGPEIIETPELTEPDQPAQADEQTDQPAAAHEPAQPAAPEQAEAPQQAEAPQQAEAPQQAEAPQQGEASQSAEEVTELSTSPVAAPAPDPAPVTAPAPGYDDAEREAVLRVMRERRDIRNGFRSDPIPHEVLLRVLEAAHTAPSVGHSQPWDFVVIRSAETRRSMHELAQSQRDAYAKSLPKGRAKQFKELKIEAILDTPVNIVVTADPTRGGRHTLGRHTQPQMAPYSSALAVENLWLAARAEGLGVGWVSFFDEREMVRALGLPEHLEVVAYLCVGYVDEFPEEPELMQAGWSKRRPLSWVVHEETYGRRALPGEEPHDLLQETISAIRPLDAKALGEAWERQKRMTKPAGALGMLEIISAQLSGLSRMCPPPIPEPAAVAIFAGDHGVHAQGVTAWPQEVTAQMVANFLGGGAVCNAFAAQVGAEVCVVDVGVATDLPATPGLLPRKVRAGTADFTTGPALTREEVLAAIEVGIETARDLVAAGNKALLTGEMGIANTTASAALICVYTGIDAAEVTGRGTGINDEMHARKVDVVRRALDLHQPDPADPIGVLAAVGGLEHAAMAGFLLGGASLRTPVILDGVSAGAAALVARAIAPEALAACIAGHRSAEPGHVAALNKLGLRPLVDLDLRLGEGTGALLALPIVQSAARAMHEVATFDSAGVTEK from the coding sequence ATGACTGACACCGGCCAGATCCCGGGCGAGGGACTGCCGGAGAACGCAGGCATGGTGGAGCAGCCGGGCATCCCCGCCCCGGACGCGTACACCTTCCTCGACCCCTCCGAGCACACCCCCGAGGACGACGACCTCCTGCTGATGCCGACCTCCCAGGGCGCCTGGAGCGACCCGCCGGCCGCCCCGGCGCCGGAGCAGACGACGCCCGCCCCTGCTCCCGCGGTGGCCCAGCAGCCTCCGGCCCAGGCCCCCGCGCCCGAACAGCCCGCGCAGCAGATCCAGCCCCAGCCCCAGCAGTACGCCGCACAGCCCCAGCCCCAGGTGCCCGCGCAAGGCCAGACGGCACCGGCGCCCGCCGAGCCGCACGGCACGCATGAGTCCGGCGGCCGGGACTCCGGCTCCGTCGACGTGAGCGCCGTACGCATCCCGGCCCCCGCGCCCGCACCGGCACCGGTCGGCGCGCACGCGGCAGCCACGGCCCCCGCTCCCGCCGGCCCCGCTCCTGCCCGTCGTCCGCTGCACCGCGGCCCCGCCTCGGCCGAGGCCCCGTCGTACGCCGGCGGTACGCAGGGCGGTGGCGTGGTCCGCTCGCTGGCCGACCGGGGCCCCGCCGGAGCGGTGCGCACCGCATCCCCCGCCCGCCACGCGGGCCCGCCGACCACCGGACCGGAGTACTTCGACGTCCCGGTCGAGGACTCCTCGGCACTGCCGGGCCCCCAGCTGGGCGAGATCCCGCCGCAGGGCGGGGCGCCGTGGGGAGCCCCGCAGCCGTCGGGGCCCGCGGGGCCCGCTGCGGTCGCCGCCGAGGCGCCCGAGCCCGCCGAGCCGACCGCGCAGGCCCGGTCCGCTGGGCCGGTTGCCGCCGAGCCCGTGGTCGAGCAGCCGGTTCAGCGGGAACAGCCTGCGCAAGTGGAGCAGCCGGAGCAGCTTCAGCAGCCGGAGCCGCCTGCCCAGCCCGAACAGATCGAGCGGGCCGAACAGATCGAGCAGGCCGAGCCGGTCGCACCGATGGAGTCGGCTGAGCCCGCTGAGCCCGCTGAGCCGGTCGAGCCGCCTCAGCAGGCGATCCCGGAAGAAACGGTCGTCCCCGAGGCGGCACAGCCGGAAGCACCGGTGGAGGCCGTGATCCAGCCCCCGGCCGAGCAGCCGTCCGAGGCCCCGGCCCCCGTGGCGCAGACGCCGGAGATTCCGGATGCCGGGGCCGAGGCCCCGGTCGAGCCGTTGGCACCCGAGCCCCTGGCAGTGGCAGCGGAGGCAGCCCCGACGCAGGCGACCGCCCCCGAGCCGCAGGCAGAGGCCCCGGCCCCAGCCCCGGACGCGGCGCCCGCCCCGGACGCGGCGCCCGCCGAGCCGGTTGCCGTGCCCGAACCGGTGACGCCCGCCGAGCCGGTTGCCGTGCCCGAACCGGTGACGCCCGCCGAGCCGGTTGCCGTGGCCGACCAGGCACCCCCCGTCGCGCCCGAGCCTGCGACCGCGCCCGAACCGGCCCCGGTCGTGGTGGTGGCCGAGACCCCGGAGGCGGCGGCACCCGCCGCCGAGCCGGGGACCCAGCCGGAGGCCCGGCCCGAACCGCCGGCGACCGACATCCCCGCGCCCGCCCCCGTACAGGCCACCCAGGCCGCTGAGCCCGACGCGGAGGACGGGACCGGCCCCGAGATCATCGAGACCCCGGAGCTGACGGAGCCGGACCAGCCTGCGCAGGCCGACGAGCAGACCGACCAGCCGGCGGCGGCGCACGAACCGGCGCAGCCGGCGGCACCGGAACAGGCCGAGGCACCGCAGCAGGCGGAGGCACCGCAGCAGGCGGAGGCACCGCAGCAGGCGGAGGCACCGCAGCAGGGCGAGGCATCGCAGTCGGCCGAGGAAGTCACCGAGCTTTCCACCTCGCCCGTCGCCGCCCCCGCTCCCGACCCTGCCCCCGTCACCGCCCCCGCTCCCGGCTACGACGACGCCGAGCGTGAAGCGGTGCTCCGGGTCATGCGCGAGCGCCGGGACATCCGCAACGGGTTCCGCAGCGACCCGATTCCGCACGAGGTCCTCCTCCGGGTGCTGGAGGCCGCGCACACCGCGCCGAGCGTCGGTCACTCGCAGCCGTGGGACTTCGTCGTCATCCGCTCGGCGGAGACCCGTCGCTCCATGCACGAACTGGCCCAGAGCCAGCGCGACGCCTATGCCAAGTCGCTGCCCAAGGGCCGGGCGAAGCAGTTCAAGGAACTGAAGATCGAGGCGATCCTCGACACCCCGGTCAACATCGTCGTCACCGCCGACCCGACCCGGGGGGGCCGCCACACCCTCGGCCGGCACACCCAGCCGCAGATGGCGCCGTACTCCTCGGCCCTCGCCGTCGAGAACCTCTGGCTCGCCGCCCGAGCCGAGGGCCTCGGCGTGGGCTGGGTCAGCTTCTTCGACGAGCGGGAGATGGTCCGCGCGCTCGGCCTGCCCGAGCACCTCGAAGTGGTGGCGTACCTCTGCGTGGGTTACGTCGACGAGTTCCCCGAGGAGCCGGAGCTGATGCAGGCGGGCTGGTCCAAGCGCCGCCCGTTGTCCTGGGTCGTCCACGAGGAGACGTACGGCCGCCGCGCCCTGCCCGGCGAGGAGCCGCACGACCTGCTCCAGGAGACGATCTCCGCGATCCGCCCGCTGGACGCGAAGGCGCTGGGCGAGGCGTGGGAACGCCAGAAGCGGATGACCAAGCCCGCCGGTGCGCTGGGCATGCTGGAGATCATCTCCGCGCAGCTGTCCGGGCTCTCCCGGATGTGCCCGCCGCCGATCCCGGAGCCCGCGGCCGTCGCGATCTTCGCCGGTGACCACGGGGTGCACGCCCAGGGCGTCACCGCCTGGCCGCAGGAGGTCACCGCCCAGATGGTGGCGAACTTCCTCGGCGGCGGAGCCGTCTGCAACGCGTTCGCCGCCCAGGTCGGCGCGGAGGTGTGCGTGGTGGACGTGGGCGTCGCCACGGACCTGCCCGCGACCCCCGGCCTGCTGCCCCGCAAGGTGCGCGCGGGTACGGCGGACTTCACCACGGGTCCCGCCCTCACCCGGGAAGAGGTCCTGGCCGCGATCGAGGTCGGCATCGAGACCGCCCGCGACCTGGTGGCCGCGGGCAACAAGGCCCTGCTCACCGGTGAGATGGGCATCGCCAACACCACCGCGTCCGCCGCGCTGATCTGCGTGTACACCGGGATCGACGCCGCCGAGGTGACCGGCCGGGGAACCGGAATCAACGACGAGATGCACGCCCGCAAGGTCGACGTCGTACGCCGCGCCCTCGACCTCCACCAGCCCGACCCCGCCGACCCGATCGGCGTCCTCGCGGCGGTCGGGGGCCTGGAGCACGCGGCGATGGCCGGTTTCCTCCTCGGCGGAGCGTCCCTGCGTACGCCGGTGATCCTGGACGGCGTCAGCGCGGGCGCGGCGGCCCTCGTCGCACGGGCGATCGCCCCCGAGGCGCTCGCCGCCTGCATCGCGGGCCACCGCAGCGCCGAACCCGGCCATGTGGCGGCCCTGAACAAGCTGGGCCTGCGCCCCCTGGTCGATCTGGACCTGCGCCTGGGTGAGGGCACGGGCGCGCTGCTGGCGCTGCCGATCGTGCAGAGCGCGGCGCGGGCGATGCACGAGGTGGCGACGTTCGACTCGGCGGGAGTAACGGAGAAGTAG
- the cbiE gene encoding precorrin-6y C5,15-methyltransferase (decarboxylating) subunit CbiE encodes MADRVTVIGWDGSPLTRAATAALSAATLVAGAAHHLALPEVPPNAERIRLGSVDLAARRIAGHRGSAVVLADGDPGFFGVVRTLRAREHGLEVEVVPAVSSVATAFARAGMPWDDAQIVVAHPRTLRRAVNVCRAHHKVAVLTSPGAGPAELALLLDGVHRTFVICEELGTDRERVTVLTSDKAADHAWRDPNVVIVIGSGPDTTAAGAWIAGRRPAYPQGIRGWALPAAAYREAGAERMQESGEGEFPGLRAAQLARLGPRTGDLVWDIGSGSGALAVEAARFGAAVLAVDADPAACARTEAAARAFGVPVQVVRGRAPHVLERLPEPDVVRIGGGGVPVATAVADRRPERIVTHASTRDEAEALGGALAGNGYAVECSLLQSVDLDTAAWTERERSVVFLLSGRRSDLAP; translated from the coding sequence ATGGCCGACCGGGTCACGGTGATCGGCTGGGACGGCTCGCCACTGACCAGAGCGGCCACGGCCGCGCTCTCGGCCGCCACGCTCGTCGCGGGCGCCGCCCACCACCTCGCCCTGCCCGAAGTGCCCCCGAACGCCGAACGCATCCGCCTCGGCAGCGTCGACCTGGCCGCCCGCCGCATCGCCGGACACCGCGGCAGCGCGGTGGTCCTCGCCGACGGCGACCCCGGCTTCTTCGGCGTCGTCCGCACCCTGCGCGCCCGCGAACACGGCCTCGAAGTCGAGGTCGTCCCCGCCGTCTCGTCCGTGGCCACCGCGTTCGCCCGGGCCGGAATGCCCTGGGACGACGCCCAGATCGTCGTCGCCCACCCGCGCACCCTGCGCCGCGCTGTCAACGTCTGCCGGGCCCACCACAAGGTCGCCGTCCTCACCTCACCGGGCGCGGGCCCCGCCGAACTGGCCCTCCTCCTCGACGGTGTCCACCGCACCTTCGTGATCTGCGAGGAGCTCGGCACCGACCGCGAACGCGTCACCGTCCTCACCTCCGACAAGGCCGCCGACCACGCCTGGCGCGACCCCAACGTCGTCATCGTCATCGGCAGCGGCCCCGACACCACCGCCGCGGGCGCCTGGATCGCGGGCCGTCGGCCCGCCTACCCCCAGGGCATACGGGGCTGGGCCCTGCCCGCGGCCGCCTACCGGGAGGCAGGGGCGGAGCGGATGCAGGAGTCCGGCGAGGGCGAGTTCCCGGGCCTGCGCGCCGCGCAGCTCGCCCGCCTCGGCCCCCGCACCGGCGACCTGGTCTGGGACATCGGCTCCGGCAGCGGCGCCCTGGCCGTCGAGGCCGCCCGCTTCGGTGCGGCGGTCCTGGCCGTGGACGCCGACCCGGCAGCCTGCGCCCGTACCGAAGCCGCCGCCCGCGCCTTCGGCGTCCCCGTCCAGGTGGTCCGCGGCCGTGCCCCGCACGTCCTGGAGCGGCTGCCCGAACCGGACGTCGTACGGATCGGCGGCGGGGGAGTGCCGGTGGCCACCGCCGTCGCGGACCGCCGCCCGGAACGCATCGTGACCCACGCCTCCACCCGGGACGAGGCCGAGGCCCTCGGCGGAGCCCTCGCCGGCAACGGCTACGCCGTCGAATGCTCACTGCTCCAGTCCGTCGACCTGGACACCGCCGCCTGGACCGAACGCGAACGGTCTGTCGTGTTCCTGCTGTCCGGCCGCCGTTCGGACCTCGCCCCCTGA
- a CDS encoding GNAT family N-acetyltransferase — MLCFYPVFGMELRMTTTFPSISISTDRLVMRPFEMADIPAYIEMMNDEMVTAWTDGPYPYTQVDAERWVRRIAPAERTTGHGIVFAVTEFLTQRLVGSVRLLSTDWRTLSTEVRYITAPWARGEGYATESVLAIAEWLFRDQGFERIELRTPADNTAAQQVAQKLGCISEGVLRNARIARTRTENGTDGGWTDIRTDLIVWGLLPEDLEGVAEQLADAGGYGTYNDWK; from the coding sequence ATGCTGTGCTTTTACCCGGTCTTCGGCATGGAGCTGCGCATGACTACCACCTTTCCGTCCATCTCCATCAGCACGGACAGGTTGGTGATGCGTCCCTTCGAGATGGCCGACATCCCCGCGTACATCGAGATGATGAACGACGAGATGGTCACCGCGTGGACCGACGGACCGTACCCGTACACCCAGGTCGACGCCGAACGCTGGGTCCGCAGGATCGCTCCTGCGGAACGCACCACCGGCCACGGCATCGTCTTCGCGGTCACCGAATTCCTCACCCAGCGACTCGTCGGCAGCGTCCGCCTCCTCAGCACCGACTGGCGCACCCTGTCCACCGAGGTCCGCTACATCACCGCCCCCTGGGCCCGGGGCGAGGGTTACGCCACCGAATCCGTGCTCGCCATAGCCGAATGGCTCTTCCGCGACCAGGGCTTCGAACGCATCGAGCTGCGCACCCCCGCCGACAACACCGCCGCCCAGCAGGTCGCCCAGAAGCTCGGCTGCATCAGCGAGGGCGTCCTGCGCAACGCCCGCATCGCCCGCACCCGGACCGAGAACGGCACCGACGGCGGCTGGACCGACATCCGCACCGACCTGATCGTCTGGGGACTCCTGCCCGAGGACCTCGAAGGGGTCGCCGAGCAGCTCGCCGACGCCGGCGGCTACGGCACGTACAACGACTGGAAGTAG
- a CDS encoding MetQ/NlpA family ABC transporter substrate-binding protein has protein sequence MRKNIKITAAAASAAALALGLSACGTDSDPASSKSGTGAGADTSKALVVAASPTPHADILNFVKKNLAEKEGLKLEVKEFTDYVLPNTATQNGQVDANFFQHKPYLDDFNKKNGTTIVPVVDVHLEPLGLYSKTVKDLKDIKSGQTIAVPNDTTNGGRALQLLAENGLITLKDGVGTSAKLSDITDKKGLEFKELEAATVPRALNDVDAAVINGNYAIEAKLSPAEDSLALEKAEGNPYANFLAVKEGNEKDPRVEKLARLLNSDEVSKFIEDTYQGSIVPASGTPAKS, from the coding sequence GTGCGCAAGAACATCAAGATCACCGCAGCCGCCGCTTCCGCCGCCGCCCTCGCCCTCGGTCTGAGCGCCTGCGGTACGGACTCCGACCCGGCCTCCTCCAAGAGCGGGACCGGCGCCGGCGCCGACACCTCCAAGGCCCTCGTGGTCGCCGCGTCCCCGACGCCGCACGCCGACATCCTGAACTTCGTCAAGAAGAACCTGGCGGAGAAGGAGGGCCTCAAGCTGGAGGTCAAGGAGTTCACGGACTACGTCCTGCCGAACACCGCCACCCAGAACGGCCAGGTCGACGCCAACTTCTTCCAGCACAAGCCCTACCTGGACGACTTCAACAAGAAGAACGGCACCACCATCGTCCCGGTCGTCGACGTCCACCTGGAGCCGCTGGGGCTCTACTCCAAGACGGTCAAGGACCTCAAGGACATCAAGTCCGGCCAGACCATCGCCGTCCCCAACGACACCACCAACGGCGGCCGCGCCCTCCAGCTGCTCGCCGAGAACGGCCTGATCACCCTCAAGGACGGTGTCGGCACCAGCGCCAAGCTGAGCGACATCACCGACAAGAAGGGCCTGGAGTTCAAGGAGCTGGAGGCCGCCACCGTGCCCCGCGCCCTGAACGACGTGGACGCCGCCGTCATCAACGGCAACTACGCCATCGAGGCCAAGCTCTCCCCGGCCGAGGACTCCCTCGCCCTGGAGAAGGCCGAGGGCAACCCGTACGCCAACTTCCTCGCGGTGAAGGAAGGCAACGAGAAGGACCCGCGCGTCGAGAAGCTCGCCAGGCTCCTCAACTCCGACGAGGTCAGCAAGTTCATCGAGGACACCTACCAGGGCTCGATCGTCCCGGCCTCCGGCACCCCCGCCAAGTCCTGA
- a CDS encoding methionine ABC transporter permease has protein sequence MTWSEMQPLLTQGTVDTLYMVLWSALVTVVGGLPLGVLLVLTDKGGLLQNTVVNKVIGVIVNIGRSLPFIILLIALIPFTTWVVGTFIGPTAMIVPLAVGAIPFFARLVETAIREVDHGLVEAVQSMGGSIPTIVRKVLLPQALPSLVSGVTTTLIVLIGYSAMAGAVGGEGLGSKAVTYGFQRFDNQFMLITVALLIVIVTVIQLIGDLTVRLLARRGRTAS, from the coding sequence GTGACCTGGTCCGAAATGCAGCCGCTGCTCACCCAGGGCACCGTCGACACCCTCTACATGGTGCTGTGGTCGGCGCTGGTCACCGTCGTCGGCGGACTGCCGCTCGGCGTCCTGCTGGTCCTCACCGACAAGGGCGGACTGCTGCAGAACACCGTGGTGAACAAGGTCATCGGTGTGATCGTGAACATCGGCCGCTCACTGCCGTTCATCATCCTGCTGATCGCCCTGATCCCCTTCACCACCTGGGTCGTCGGCACCTTCATCGGCCCCACGGCGATGATCGTCCCGCTGGCCGTCGGCGCCATCCCGTTCTTCGCCCGGCTCGTGGAGACGGCGATCCGGGAGGTCGACCACGGGCTCGTGGAAGCGGTCCAGTCGATGGGCGGCTCGATCCCCACGATCGTCCGCAAGGTGCTCCTGCCGCAGGCCCTGCCCTCGCTCGTCTCGGGCGTCACCACCACCCTCATCGTGCTCATCGGCTACTCCGCGATGGCTGGTGCGGTCGGCGGCGAAGGGCTCGGCTCCAAGGCCGTCACCTACGGATTCCAGCGCTTCGACAACCAGTTCATGCTGATCACCGTCGCGTTGCTGATCGTCATCGTCACCGTGATCCAGCTGATCGGCGACCTCACCGTCCGGCTGCTGGCCCGCCGCGGCCGCACCGCCTCCTGA